The following coding sequences lie in one Cloeon dipterum chromosome 1, ieCloDipt1.1, whole genome shotgun sequence genomic window:
- the Sptz gene encoding zinc finger FYVE domain-containing protein 26 isoform X2, with protein sequence MKIAEYLQLFIDKRVWLFLEGTHITESEKKEAELALYRIVGDLEDETDDFHLRPSRGIICNNHHLLWLVARLLRKLKVSSDLLLLTKCASLESLLSLLKAPQHIAMDVRKLNRAIINSKQSGKEIVLPSHVAEYFHDSIIRGEVHATTGLVNHLLSPYLSHLSGLDYDLLKIIQESLHAAFQSLENKDQQALSAIVLHLLAVVGDASQHMPKIHQLSIDGVMNQKEILLALLSRKETPPACSIAYCQLAVPSEEEILKPDGTLNVQGAFLLQGCNKKHWILDYLSGLYGSLSESKTDILGPSIQELSPIIQYYLWTQHCCESSVISKFITHSMDPTLQRLEHLLVKREMVISWLKKQSSYSAETNGAVAMSLLNKHSALRVLHQSGVLLDSDWDDVLKLLKSCKEDDTKSVSWECVVFQGYIIMMKTMKLFLISWDSKDHQPKSFEQYKENSFSMKEELSKIQVLLKKLYPLSYRLEILENIFSLLFLRFEHLKADEGTSDSGGEDEDSLKSLATVTESSLSPVQVMNQPNFCAPSPSTKAKTTAKRRNGFICGPLIIRDALSFMKDCLIDCSSSVYKHKSDIEVKDNQELQKKISSFCQIVTEAWWRLQIVTDLTDVIDYEKKSMSCIPQPQRGYLSSASSSESDDELGETRSRKRKTSQRSSRSENTDKSSGSGSNTTGGLMLSSGGRSKRLSRRKSRALNKLPNEADSIVNILLASQTSLAVLCLSRGDYRKAQQVVQTFQLANSEVANEANFLELFNSLSLEVSKSCDPGSNSRDFAVELGQGSSHTLASSSLDMVRRAALMGMNAVSVTSLVEKVLALAPPVHGMEKLLLENRRANMILYDISDKVMVSVDAALCLGNSGNASSSLMDVVSQHIKFNQTKPGVKGRGYSNFVSSFMELFRFLRTKKKCGSAAETLGNWEIPLNANTLSNYISFTSSLQEDMADFLSSDCLAKEKIVKVRQIIKTLADSNKCYEVRGVRDAGKEELHFLQDIVWYLQTLSFILNRCAPASAEALSNPFDLLEEHWEQILSRLIFDYEAPLGRVERVSKRLNLHLLEAVVGACCPRFQQSTESKNFAVALQPAASAWAKVSLNAATCQQDSKEDPAELAAKILMELLAAIKQSDAILVNSSDLQTFSNSAEIMQILGLTTKLSSVDLTQLEENPQRAAFLCNICNLLMLHSLITLGCDSGLTSSSWLERKAAYNCIGYHIGQMGFVTLSSLLKQLVGMDFDSHFEDKISSDLMWNMDNKMALFAVSQGTIHGPFIQVYEVEKLESQLKTAVVNYISHNVRVEGSLEEGCFNLLLTPLILQYLGISSLSSLEAAVEASREYLLPLSRDYLPDTCTAKDCAFNIPTILQFLEAYATGQLKLQVADWRAAWENVTDDNECNGLVVTVEDSTKFGILLQSSIELLGAKPEDQPHFDAAWENCNLNQSVLQFISKRCWIIALLAERLRRGVQEYQFYPHTESLDRYLAEKFALFSSLGSGNLILGALTPPHMLLDKIWPLLDQCVVGQHEDECIQVFYSLPESMIFENVCLQTFKELLLYFAASQPQRHGIETPHRLALSLGTAELRAQCILRNIQHWSGDDSIEVLKTVLGDPEISKETRAEVSNALNRVTIYQQVHNSLCYYKSNETPFSDGWHQILLLSDSDPGKVLQVLIEAKKFRLCMKWADLHGIPSKANHLIDCNLVAPLLESENISAAKKLLESVPMERAVSICRRLLGSLTSMESLQFIVNFALTSCKSWLKENARVLASLQLWSVGLSILSLLPAAEQERDRAMVCKPQLLLEQMVMNTKLALCAEALTILRSHDMSAIPSDHPAQPAAIDAMLRSYANKALDFRVVQRIEPSPPELDDLLISMSSGSMSIGPVPFVMPPNPPLKSDWVPNDEARDCMCCQLVPFTMFNRRHHCRRCGRVVCGSCSSNRSKVDGYGELLVRICDDCSIYIRKDTAAQENKNANHSHSSSVLTCIIEWVLCADDALNITVREEFSFEHAPSVALCLSILALHSEHSAAQPRFLLEASENMLRLLALPTPGVINPELDYSLVIKMARSLVVAAKVRYAKAALNSGIAHCDRVLGQVDVLSLLVRNGCSNFLPVEPLPLSGHALRHLRDRLLTAELWALALEVSTKAGLDRTGVWAAWGKACLRAGKWLEAREHLAHCLQPLAPSQDAVPAPLLSEIIRILEDSSYVVDNAVVKQSEHINSPALSVLHTLSNLSAISQGKIPMNDSTKQSVFYSECQYYLQTYGTPSVTISFLLSRGDLKEALRFVKDKNVEPDIFADALYKPCLVQGLIAQLLEEMRKMDPSLDTWKNIIMHVARLLEQQGLLNSLYQLQLFARDLVRAAMTCIRFYKACARCYSDMNADHLVKARGHIEDELSEHWASADSKRRESSMSSGRSSESPDGTETECQIPLKMPARTLDHHVNTIVRQLEAAKFLVQCESEDRTAVVTVSAELCQMKAPAGKVIYIPTLFGDSNERTLVAALVLLCGKNIEEGFGITFRIIQYFRLKANNVYSLVAEYLVNAKKSKNIPQLINCIQSSGSADAATCSDDLLLQCIKRLVNEQSDGIMLSEPLLRHVAGSKAKIEAHLTCGFLKSAYLLAVKSGKEADVKMILDEADRTNQSAMKRICQQWLSQRATKN encoded by the exons ATGAAAATCGCAGAATATCTGCAGCTCTTTATTGACAAGAGAGTATGGCTGTTCTTGGAGGGCACGCATATTACCGAGTCGGAGAAAAAGGAGGCCGAGCTGGCTTTGTACCGAATCGTCGGAGACCTGGAAGATGAGACCGACGACTTTCATTT aCGCCCTTCACGAGGGATCATCTGCAATAATCATCATCTGTTGTGGCTTGTGGCTAGGTTATTGCGCAAGTTGAAAGTGTCATCAGACCTCCTCTTACTCACCAAATGTGCAAGCTTAGAGAGCCTCTTGTCTTTGTTAAAAGCTCCACAACATATTGCCATg GACGTTCGCAAGCTAAACAGAGCAATCATAAACTCCAAACAAAGTGGAAAAGAGATTGTTTTGCCTTCGCATGTTGCTGAATACTTTCACGACAGTATTATAAGAGGAGAAGTGCATGCAACCACGGGTCTTGTCAATCACTTGCTCAGCCCGTATTTAAGTCACTTGTCCGGGCTGGACTATGACTTGTTGAAAATAATCCAAGAATCTCTGCATGCAGCTTTTCAATCCCTCGAAAACAAAGACCAGCAAG CTTTGTCTGCCATTGTATTGCACCTATTGGCCGTCGTAGGAGATGCATCACAGCATATGCCAAAGATTCATCAGCTCTCAATCGATGGAGTGATGAaccaaaaagaaatattattagcTCTACTTTCGAGAAAAGAAACGCCACCTGCGTGTTCAATTGCCTACTGTCAACTCGCAGTGCCTAGTGAAGAGGAAATTCTAAAACCAGATGGCACTTTGAATGTTCAAGGTGCCTTTCTTCTTCAGggctgcaataaaaaacattgGATCCTTGATTATCTC AGTGGCCTGTATGGATCTTTATCTGAAAGTAAGACTGACATCCTAGGGCCTAGCATTCAAGAACTCTCTCCTATcatacaatattatttgtggACTCAACATTGTTGCGAAAGCTCTGTGATATCCAAGTTTATTACGCATTCAATg GACCCTACTCTGCAAAGACTGGAGCATTTGTTGGTCAAAAGGGAAATGGTGATATCATGGCTAAAGAAGCAATCTAGCTATTCAGCGGAGACAAATGGAGCTGTTGCGATGAGCCTCTTGAACAAGCATTCAGCATTAAGAGTTCTTCACCAGTCTGGTGTTTTGTTGGATTCCGATTGGGATGATGTCCTCAAGCTACTGAAGAGTTGTAAAGAGGATGACACGAAATCAGTCTCTTGGGAATGTGTGGTTTTTCAAGGCTACATCATCATGATGAAAACTATGAAATTGTTCTTGATCTCTTGGGACTCAAAAG ATCACCAGCCAAAGAGTTTTGAGCAGTATAAAGAAAACTCTTTTAGTATGAAGGAGGAATTGAGCAAAATTCAAGTGCTATTGAAAAAACTGTACCCATTAAGCTATAG gctggaaattttggagaacaTCTTTTCACTGCTATTTCTACGATTTGAACATTTGAAAGCTGACGAAGGAACCTCTGATAGCGGTGGTGAAGATGAAGATTCCCTTAAAAGTCTAGCTACTGTCACTGAGAGTTCTCTTTCGCCAGTGCAAGTGATGAACCAACCAAATTTCTGCGCACCCTCACCCTCAACCAAAGCGAAAACCACTGCCAAGAGAAGAAACGGATTCATTTGTGGACCTCTGATAATTCGAGATGCATTGTCTTTCATGAAAGATTGTCTGATCGACTGCAGCTCGTCTGTTTACAAACACAAATCCGACATTGAAGTCAAGGACAATCAGGAgttgcaaaagaaaatttcatc GTTTTGCCAAATTGTGACTGAGGCTTGGTGGCGGCTCCAGATCGTCACCGACCTCACTGATGTCATTGATTACGAAAAGAAGTCTATGAGTTGCATTCCCCAGCCTCAGAGAGGATATCTCAGCTCTGCAAGCAGTAGCGAAAGCGATGATGAGTTGGGGGAGACAAGATCAAGGAAAAGAAAGACGTCGCAGAGATCAAGTCGCTCAGAAAATACAGATAAGTCTAGCGGCTCAGGATCAAATACTACAG GGGGCTTGATGCTCAGCTCGGGCGGAAGAAGCAAAAGACTCAGTAGGAGGAAATCTCGAGCGTTGAACAAACTTCCAAATGAAGCTGATTCGATAGTCAACATTTTGCTGGCGAGCCAAACCAGTTTGGCAGTTCTCTGTTTGTCAAGGGGGGACTATAGGAAAGCTCAGCAAGTAGTCCAG ACTTTTCAACTGGCCAACTCGGAAGTGGCCAACGAAGCAAACTTCCTTGAACTCTTTAACTCCCTGTCGCTGGAAGTTTCCAAAAGCTGTGATCCTGGCAGCAACTCAAGAGATTTTGCGGTAGAATTGGGACAAGGCAGCAGCCATACACTGGCCTCGTCTTCATTAGAc ATGGTGCGCAGAGCTGCCCTAATGGGCATGAATGCGGTCTCGGTGACTAGTCTCGTGGAAAAGGTTTTGGCTCTGGCCCCTCCAGTACACGGAATGGAGAAGCTTCTGCTGGAAAACCGAAGGGCTAATATGATCCTCTATGATATTTCGGACAAAGTAATGGTGTCTGTGGATGCAGCCCTATGTCTTGGAAACTCTGGCAATGCATCGTCTAGTTTGATGGACGTTGTGTCTCAGCACATCAAATTCAACCAAACAAAGCCTGGAGTCAAGGGCAGAGGCTATTCCAACTTTGTCTCTTCCTTCATGGAACTCTTCCGATTCTTGCGCACCAAG AAAAAATGTGGCAGCGCTGCTGAAACTCTTGGAAACTGGGAAATCCCTTTGAATGCTAATACGCTCAGCAACTATATTAGCTTCACTTCCTCTCTCCAAGAAGATATGGCTGACTTTTTAAGCTCCGATTGCTTGGCCAAGGAGAAAATTGTGAAGGTCCGCCAGATAATTAAAACCTTGGCAGACTCCAACAAATGTtatg AAGTTAGAGGAGTCAGAGATGCAGGGAAAGAGGAACTGCACTTTCTGCAAGATATCGTTTGGTATCTGCAAACACTGTCTTTCATTCTGAATAGATGTGCACCAGCTAGTGCTGAAG caTTGTCCAACCCTTTTGATCTGTTGGAAGAACATTGGGAACAAATCCTCAGCCGGCTCATTTTCGACTACGAAGCACCACTTGGACGCGTCGAGAGAGTGTCAAAAAGACTAAACCTTCACTTGCTGGAAGCTGTTGTTGGGGCTTGCTGCCCTCGTTTTCAGCAGTCCacagagagtaaaaattttgcagtgGCACTTCAACCGGCAGCGTCTGCGTGGGCTAAAGTTAGTTTGAATGCTGCCACCTGCCAACAG GATTCCAAAGAAGACCCTGCAGAGCTAGCCGCCAAAATTTTGATGGAACTGTTGGCCGCGATCAAGCAAAGCGATGCAATCCTAGTCAACAGCAGCGATTTGCAAACCTTCTCTAACAGCGcggaaataatgcaaattttaggcTTGACAACAAAACTGAGTAGCGTTGACTTAACTCAGCTGGAGGAAAATCCTCAGAGAGCCGCCTTCCTGTGCAACATTTGCAATTTGCTGATGCTGCATAGCCTGATTACGTTGGGCTGCGACAGTGGACTTACCTCAAGCAGCTGGTTGGAACGAAAAGCAGCTTACAACTGCATTGGCTATCACATTGGGCAGATGGGATTTGTCACTCTCTCCAGCTTGTTGAAGCAACTAGTTGGAATGGATTTTGATAGTCATTTTGAGGACAAAATTAGTAGTGATTTGATGTGGAACATGGATAACAAAATGGCTTTGTTTGCTGTTAGTCAAGGGACCATTCATGGACCATTTATTCAG GTGTACGAAGTTGAGAAATTAGAATCTCAATTGAAAACGGCAGTTGTGAACTACATTTCCCACAACGTTAGAGTTGAAGGGTCGCTGGAAGAGGGCTGCTTCAATCTGTTGCTGACGCCTCTGATTCTGCAGTATCTCGGAATCTCATCACTGTCTTCTCTTGAAGCAGCTGTAGAGGCTAGCCGTGAATACCTGCTTCCGCTCTCACGCGATTATTTGCCAGATACATGCACAGCCAAAGATTGCGCTTTCAACATCCCGACCATACTCCAATTTCTTGAAGCTTACGCGACTGGACAACTGAAACTGCAAGTTGCTGACTGGAGAGCAGCTTGGGAAAATGTAACCGATGATAACGAATGTAATG GCTTAGTTGTCACTGTTGAGGATTCAACCAAGTTTGGGATTTTACTGCAGTCATCAATAGAACTACTGGGAGCAAAACCTGAAGATCAACCTCACTTTGATGCTGCGtgggaaaattgcaatttgaacCAAAGCGTGTTGCAGTTTATAAGCAAACGGTGTTGGATTATCGCGCTTTTGGCAGAGAGATTGCGACGCGGAGTTCAA GAGTACCAGTTTTACCCTCACACTGAGAGCCTTGATCGCTATCTTGCGGAAAAATTTGCCCTCTTTTCCTCCCTTGGGTCTGGAAATTTGATACTTGGAGCCCTAACGCCCCCTCATATGTTGCTGGACAAGATTTGGCCTCTCTTGGACCAATGTGTTGTCGGTCAGCATGAAGATGAGTGCATCCAAGTGTTCTACTCACTTCCAGAGAGTATGATATTCGAGAATGTCTGTCTGCAGACATTTAAAGAGCTGTTGCTGTATTTTGCCGCCAGCCAGCCTCAACGACATG gCATTGAAACTCCGCACAGATTAGCGTTGTCTTTGGGCACGGCTGAACTTCGCGCGCAGTgcattttgagaaatattcaACACTGGTCAGGCGATGATAGTATTGAGGTCTTGAAGACCGTTCTTGGTGaccctgaaatttcaaaagaaactaGAGCCGAGGTGTCAAATGCTTTGAATAGAGTTACTATTTACCAACAAGTGCACAATTCCCTCTGCTACTATAAGTCTAATGAG ACACCTTTCTCTGATGGTTGGCACCAAATATTACTGCTGTCTGATTCAGATCCTGGTAAAGTTCTTCAGGTCTTGATTGAAGCTAAAAAG tTCCGTCTCTGCATGAAATGGGCTGATCTCCATGGCATTCCCAGCAAAGCAAACCACCTGATTGACTGCAATCTTGTAGCTCCTCTCTTggaatctgaaaatatttcagcggCCAAAAAG CTCCTGGAGTCAGTTCCAATGGAGCGTGCAGTTTCAATCTGTAGGCGACTTCTTGGCTCCCTAACTTCCATGGAGTCTCTCCAGTTCATAGTCAACTTTGCGCTGACATCATGCAAGTCTTGGCTGAAAGAAAATGCAAGGGTTCTGGCTAGTCTGCAACTCTGGTCTGTTGGATTGTCGATTTTGAGTTTGCTCCCAGCTgcagagcaagagagagaccGAGCCATGGTCTGCAAACCCCAACTGCTGCTAGAGCAAATGGTGATGAACACTAAACTTGCTCTGTGCGCAGAAGCCCTCACAATTTTAAGAAGCCACGACATGAGTG CCATCCCCTCAGATCACCCTGCTCAGCCTGCAGCTATTGATGCGATGTTGAGGTCGTATGCCAACAAAGCGCTAGATTTTCGCGTCGTGCAAAGGATCGAGCCCTCACCTCCGGAGCTGGACGATCTGTTGATTTCCATGTCCTCGGGGTCTATGAGTATCGGACCTGTTCCATTCGTCATGCCCCCAAACCCACCTTTGAAAAGTGATTGGGTTCCTAATGATGAg GCAAGGGATTGCATGTGCTGCCAACTAGTACCATTCACCATGTTCAATCGGCGTCACCACTGCAGGCGTTGCGGCCGAGTTGTATGCGGCTCTTGTTCAAGCAACCGGAGCAAA GTTGACGGCTACGGTGAGCTGTTAGTTCGAATTTGCGATGACTGCAGTATCTACATCAGGAAGGACACAGCTGcacaagaaaacaaaaatgccaATCACTCTCATAGCTCGTCAGTTCTCACTTGCATCATTGAATGGGTTTTATGTGCAGACGACGCTCTGAACATAACTGTCCGCGAAGAGTTTTCATTTGAACACGCGCCAAGCGTCGCGTTGTGCCTGTCCATATTGGCGCTCCACTCAGAACATTCTGCAGCTCAGCCAAGGTTTCTGCTGGAAGCTTCTGAGAATATGCTCCGCTTGCTTGCGTTGCCAACCCCTGGCGTCATCAACCCTGAGCTTGACTACAGTCTTGTGATCAAAATGGCAAG GAGCTTAGTTGTTGCTGCCAAGGTGCGATACGCAAAAGCAGCCCTGAATTCTGGAATCGCTCATTGCGACCGGGTGTTAGGACAGGTTGACGTGCTCTCTCTTCTGGTCAGAAACGGCTGTTCCAATTTTTTGCCCGTGGAGCCTCTTCCATTAA GTGGGCATGCCCTGCGCCATCTCAGGGATAGACTGCTAACAGCGGAGCTGTGGGCGTTGGCCCTGGAGGTGTCCACCAAGGCTGGGTTGGACCGCACGGGAGTGTGGGCTGCCTGGGGGAAAGCGTGTCTCAGAGCCGGCAAATGGCTCGAGGCCAGAGAGCACCTGGCCCACTGTCTGCAGCCTTTGGCTCCGTCCCAAGACGCGGTGCCGGCCCCATTGCTGTCAGAAATAATCAGGATTCTTGAAGACTCCAGCTATGTCGTTGATAATGCCGTGGTTAAGCAGTCGGAGCACATTAATTCACCAGCATTGTCAGTACTGCACACACTGAGCAATCTGTCGGCGATATCGCAGGGGAAGATTCCCATGAATGACTCTACTAAACAATCAGTCTTCTACTCGGAGTGCCAGTATTATCTGCAAACGTACGGGACGCCGTCCGTCACGATTTCATTCCTATTGTCTCGCGGCGACCTGAAAGAGGCTTTGAGATTTGTCAAGGACAAAAATGTAGAGCCAGATATTTTTGCAGACGCCCTCTACAAGCCTTGTTTGGTGCAAGGACTTATTGCCCAGCTTCTTGAGGAAATGAGAAAGATGGATCCATCATTGGACACGTGGAAG aacatAATAATGCACGTGGCGCGATTGCTTGAGCAGCAAGGACTGCTAAACTCGCTTTACCAGCTGCAGCTGTTCGCCAGAGATTTGGTACGAGCCGCAATGACATGTATCCGTTTCTACAAAGCTTGTGCCCGCTGCTACTCTGATATGAATGCTGATCACCTCGTCAAGGCCAGAGGCCACATTGAAGATGAACTTTCGGAGCACTGGGCTTCTGCTG ATTCCAAAAGGAGGGAAAGTTCAATGAGCAGTGGCCGCTCGTCCGAATCACCAGACGGGACCGAAACTGAGTGTCAAATCCCATTGAAGATGCCAGCCCGCACTTTGGATCATCACGTCAACACCATCGTCCGCCAACTTGAAGCCGCCAAATTTCTGGTACAATGCGAGTCAGAAGACCGAACTGCTGTGGTAACCGTTTCTGCTGAGCTGTGCCAAATGAAGGCACCTGCTGGCAAAGTGATCTACATTCCTACACTCTTCGGAGACTCCAATGAGCGCACGCTTGTCGCTGCCTTGGTCCTGCTTTGCGGAAAGAATATTGAAGAGGGATTTGGAATCACTTTCAG AATCATCCAGTACTTCCGATTGAAGGCGAACAATGTGTACTCTTTAGTGGCCGAGTACCTTGTCAACGCtaagaaaagcaaaaacatACCGCAACTAATAAATTGCATCCAGAGTTCAGGCTCAGCTGACGCAGCAACGTGCAGTGATGATTTGTTGCTCCAATGCATCAAGAGATTAGTCAATGAACAGTCTGATGGAATCATGCTCTCCGAACCTCTGCTGAGGCATGTTGCAGGCTCCAAAGCAAAG ATTGAAGCTCACCTCACATGTGGATTTTTGAAATCAGCATACTTACTGGCAGTTAAATCTGGCAAAGAGGCGGACGTGAAAATGATCCTCGACGAAGCAGACCGTACAAACCAGTCAGCGATGAAGAGAATTTGCCAGCAGTGGCTCTCGCAAAGAGCAACCAAGAATTaa